The region CAAAAGAATCAGGAAAATTATCATAAAAATTCACATAACTAAGATATAACATCATGAGAGATGTACTGCTATTCCATTTGGTCTTCGGAAAAGAACCACTAAGCTGATCATTGTTTGATAAGTCAAGTATTTCTAGGTTGGGCAAGTGAAAAATACTCTCAGGTATTATCCCATACAATCCTGTAAATCTCAGGCTCAGAGTTGTTAAGTGAGAAGGAAAATTAGGAGGAACGGTCGAAGAGATGTTTACTAAAGTAAGACCAAGTTCTCTTAATTGGGTCAAATTCTAAATGAGCATCTTAAAATCATGAGTTGTGAGTCTCAGCTAACCCTCAAAATCACTTGCGAGATGAAGAGATTGTAACTTGGAAAGACGAGAGATTTCAGAAGGAATTTGACCTGAGAAATAGGAGGCGGAAAGATCAAGATACATCAAGATTGAAAACCTGCCAAATTTATGCGGGATGTCAGAACCAGAGAAGTTATTCCCAAAAAGGTCGATCCTTTGGAGATGAGAGAGTTGGAATAGGCTGCTATTGGAATCAATCACCCCAATAAGTTGGTTGCAACTGAGGTCAAGCTCAATAATATGGCTGGTCATCTCATTACATTTGACTCCATCCCAAAAGCAGCAATCTCTGCTCATATTCCATGAACTAGTCTTTGTATAAGAGGAAAGGCAAATATCATTTGGGAGACCTACAGTAAGCAAATTCTTGAATTTTAGAAGGGAAATGCTTTCATCTTTGGGGCACAGAGATGAAGAAAAAGCAATTCGACAAAGAAAGACAATTAAGAGCAGAACTGAGAGTTCCCCGTAGCTCATGTTTGAATGAAAGAGTTCGAAAGTGGGTAATGGAATTTTAGAAAAAGCTTTGCAAATAATATCTACTGAGAATGATTTTAGAAGGAATCCATGTTTGAATAAAAGagttcaaaagttttctttgaCTTGTCGAACTTGCTGCTAATTAAGTACTGAGAACTGAGAAGGTCTGTGCGTTagacaatttatttttaaaaaagttgagCTAAAAGTACTATTGTGTCAGCTAATTGTGAAATTCACACTTGATTGAATTTGTATATACTGTTAGATCTAGTTGGCTAAAATGATTAAATGAATACTTCTTcttctgttcacttttacttatctactattccaaaaatagattttcacttttacttaccCACTTttacatatcaagagaaaaacaatttatttttcttgttttacccttaGCATTAATGGCTCAtcccaaatcatttttcaaattcattaaggagttatacaccaattaat is a window of Lycium ferocissimum isolate CSIRO_LF1 chromosome 12, AGI_CSIRO_Lferr_CH_V1, whole genome shotgun sequence DNA encoding:
- the LOC132040767 gene encoding receptor-like protein Cf-9 — its product is MSYGELSVLLLIVFLCRIAFSSSLCPKDESISLLKFKNLLTVGLPNDICLSSYTKTSSWNMSRDCCFWDGVKCNEMTSHIIELDLSCNQLIGVIDSNSSLFQLSHLQRIDLFGNNFSGSDIPHKFGRFSILMYLDLSASYFSGQIPSEISRLSKLQSLHLASDFEG